One Pecten maximus chromosome 16, xPecMax1.1, whole genome shotgun sequence DNA window includes the following coding sequences:
- the LOC117344966 gene encoding G-protein coupled receptor 157-like → MNFNNTTTSITPLGPASRLLLDSVALSLSGVSSCLSIIGATIIFLTYNVDVRNARIRQTRRLLMYLTVADIMTASGILIGTVRYALIHQHSRTISFDEHEHLCKFPDEICVAQSMITTFSGMASFFWTLVIGAHLIVSLRPTCAVEDPERPWNELKAHIICWGLPGAITLAALSKNMLGENFSIGTGPWCWIKVCLEDADLPYKWMAIAGKGWDMIIYTTSMVTFVLLIFYLRRRGYTISDLPRRTENRLREEDANFVFLWLLTYVLKVWGTARFFISVVKQKTYYEQLPTFHDVDKVLLYMQSFCDGLQAFCNCIVFVFLDRTMRNGMISHYRCTREGRRPLLQTNQPTYGAANQNSSINSHPR, encoded by the exons ATGAATTTTAACAATACCACGACATCGATAACGCCCTTAGGACCTGCATCACGTCTTCTCCTGGACAGTGTGGCTCTTTCCCTATCTGGAGTAAGTAGTTGTCTATCCATCATTGGGGCTACCATTATATTTTTGACGTACAATGTTGATGTCCGTAACGCTCGGATCAGACAAACTCGTCGCTTGTTGATGTACCTAACTGTCGCCGACATCATGACTGCCTCAGGTATCCTGATAGGAACGGTAAGGTACGCCCTCATTCATCAGCATTCACGGACTATCTCTTTCGACGAACACGAACATTTATGTAAATTTCCGGATGAAATCTGTGTAGCCCAAAGCATGATCACCACATTCTCGGGAATGGCGTCCTTCTTCTGGACGCTAGTAATCGGCGCCCACCTCATCGTTAGTCTTCGGCCTACTTGTGCAGTTGAAGATCCTGAAAGACCTTGGAATGAACTCAAGGCCCATATCATATGTTGGGGTCTTCCAG GGGCCATCACGTTGGCTGCTCTGTCGAAAAATATGCTGGGGGAAAACTTCAGTATCGGAACCGGCCCTTGGTGTTGGATCAAGGTGTGTTTAGAAGACGCCGATTTGCCATATAAATGGATGGCTATCGCAGGGAAAGGATGGGACATGATCATCTACACCACAAGTATGGTGACCTTTGTCCTACTCATATTCTACCTCCGTCGAAGG GGTTACACTATATCAGACTTACCACGAAGGACTGAGAATCGTCTGAGGGAGGAGGATGCTAATTTTGTTTTCCTGTGGCTATTGACGTATGTTTTAAAGGTCTGGGGAACTGCCAGATTCTTCATAAGTGTGGTAAAGCAAAAGACCTATTACGAACAACTTCCCACCTTCCATGACGTTGATAAGGTCCTCCTATACATGCAGAGTTTCTGTGACGGATTGCAGGCTTTCTGCAACTGTATTGTGTTTGTGTTCCTGGATAGAACCATGCGAAACGGGATGATCAGCCACTACAGATGTACCAGGGAAGGACGTCGACCACTGCTACAAACCAATCAGCCCACTTACGGGGCGGCCAATCAAAATTCCTCCATTAACAGCCATCCGAGGTAA